In Micromonospora sp. WMMD980, the following are encoded in one genomic region:
- a CDS encoding cytochrome P450, with amino-acid sequence MTTAGTRLLFDLRDPALQDDRYGYYKRVRDREPVHRSPLGYWVVTGYDECDAVLRSPGVSTDFTDDPQWARVRGGPDSPVVASARRWMLTRGGGDHRRLRRMVSRALSPAAMARLRPRIRALVNEMIDEMGEGEADLIAGLALPLPVVVVCELVGIPLADADRCRQWTNTIADVVDPMVTPRMRRRMNEAVPEFSAYIAERLAERRAAPRDDLLSILLEPDAKGDRLSDEDIAAQILVLFNAGHETSVNVIGNGMVSLLQNPDQLRLLRERPELIERAFDELSRHNSAVQIMARQTIAPVEVGDVTIPAGASVFIVLGAAHHDPRRYPDPERFDVTRTGPSPLIFGSGPHYCIAATLGKMEVVIAFEELLRRYSSIELATTELQWYSHFTFLLGLRSLPLRLEYAG; translated from the coding sequence ATGACGACTGCTGGGACGAGGTTGCTATTCGACCTGCGGGACCCCGCGCTGCAGGACGATCGCTACGGCTACTACAAGCGGGTCCGCGACCGCGAGCCGGTGCACCGCTCGCCCCTGGGCTACTGGGTGGTCACCGGCTACGACGAGTGCGACGCGGTGCTCCGCTCACCGGGGGTCAGCACCGACTTCACCGACGATCCACAGTGGGCGCGGGTGCGCGGCGGGCCGGACAGCCCGGTGGTCGCCAGCGCGCGCCGGTGGATGCTCACCCGTGGCGGCGGCGACCACCGGCGGCTGCGCCGGATGGTGTCCCGGGCGCTGTCGCCGGCCGCCATGGCCCGGCTCCGCCCGCGGATCCGCGCGCTGGTCAACGAGATGATCGACGAGATGGGCGAGGGCGAGGCGGACCTGATCGCCGGTCTCGCGCTGCCGCTGCCGGTCGTCGTCGTGTGCGAGCTGGTGGGCATCCCCCTGGCGGACGCCGACCGGTGCCGGCAGTGGACGAACACCATCGCCGACGTGGTCGACCCGATGGTCACGCCCCGGATGCGCCGGCGGATGAACGAGGCGGTCCCGGAGTTCAGCGCGTACATCGCCGAGCGGCTCGCGGAGCGGCGCGCCGCGCCGCGCGACGACCTGCTGTCGATCCTGCTGGAGCCGGACGCGAAGGGTGACCGGCTCAGCGACGAGGACATCGCCGCCCAGATCCTGGTGCTGTTCAACGCCGGGCACGAGACGTCGGTGAACGTGATCGGCAACGGCATGGTGTCGCTGTTGCAGAACCCGGACCAGCTCCGGCTGCTCCGGGAGCGGCCGGAGCTGATCGAGCGCGCCTTCGACGAGCTGTCCCGGCACAACTCCGCGGTGCAGATCATGGCCCGGCAGACGATCGCGCCGGTCGAGGTCGGTGACGTCACCATCCCGGCCGGGGCGTCGGTCTTCATCGTGCTCGGCGCCGCGCACCACGACCCGCGCAGATATCCGGACCCGGAGCGGTTCGACGTCACCCGGACCGGCCCGTCCCCGCTCATCTTCGGCTCCGGCCCGCACTACTGCATCGCCGCGACGCTCGGCAAGATGGAGGTGGTGATCGCGTTCGAGGAGCTGCTGCGGCGCTACTCCTCGATCGAGCTGGCCACCACCGAGCTGCAGTGGTACTCGCACTTCACGTTCCTGCTCGGCCTGCGCAGCCTGCCGCTGCGCCTCGAGTACGCCGGCTGA